Proteins from a single region of Streptomyces vinaceus:
- a CDS encoding histidine phosphatase family protein produces MARPRRIVLVRHGESEGNADDTVYEREPDHALRLTGQGREQAAEAGVRLRELFGDEAISAYVSPYRRTLQTFRELRLDPARVRMREEPRLREQDWGNWQDRDDVRLQKAYRDAYGHFFYRFAQGESGADVYDRVGSFLESLYRSFEAPDHPPNVLLVTHGLTMRLFCMRWFHWSVAEFEALSNPGNGEFRVLVLGPDGRYRMDRPFERWTTPEPYDLDG; encoded by the coding sequence ATGGCACGACCACGGCGCATCGTCCTTGTCCGGCACGGGGAATCGGAGGGCAATGCCGATGACACGGTGTACGAACGGGAGCCCGACCACGCCCTGAGGCTGACCGGCCAGGGCCGCGAGCAGGCGGCGGAGGCCGGCGTACGGCTGCGCGAGCTGTTCGGGGACGAGGCCATCAGCGCGTACGTCTCCCCGTACCGCCGGACCCTCCAGACCTTCCGGGAACTGCGGCTGGACCCGGCCCGCGTACGGATGCGCGAGGAGCCGAGGCTGCGCGAGCAGGACTGGGGGAACTGGCAGGACCGGGACGACGTACGGCTGCAGAAGGCGTACCGCGACGCGTACGGACACTTCTTCTACCGGTTCGCGCAAGGGGAGTCGGGCGCGGACGTGTACGACCGGGTCGGATCGTTCCTGGAGAGCCTGTACCGCAGTTTCGAGGCGCCGGACCACCCGCCGAACGTGCTGCTCGTGACGCACGGGCTGACCATGCGGCTGTTCTGCATGCGCTGGTTCCACTGGTCGGTGGCCGAGTTCGAGGCGCTGTCCAATCCCGGGAACGGTGAATTCCGGGTGCTCGTGCTGGGGCCGGACGGCCGCTACCGGATGGACCGCCCGTTTGAGAGGTGGACCACACCCGAGCCTTATGACCTGGACGGCTAA
- a CDS encoding DUF1152 domain-containing protein, whose protein sequence is MTALHTNPLFDRLADAERILVAGAGGGFDVYAGLPIALSLLHQGKEVLLANLSFSHLAGLPLADWAAPDLATITPRTAPHQTYFPERTLARWLEAHDYPATVYAFPQTGVQPLRAAYRALIVLHRIDAVVLVDGGTDILMRGDEAGLGTPEEDLTSVAALAALDDVPCRLVVSVGFGVDAYHGVSHALVLENIAALEREGAYLGAFSIPRATREGALFLDAVAHAQEHTPDRPSIVSGSIAAAVRGSFGDVQFTTRTSGSELFVNPLMSLCFAFDLPGLAARCLYLDRIEDTHLMRQVHSRIAEFREDLIPRPARRIPH, encoded by the coding sequence ATGACCGCCCTGCACACCAACCCGCTCTTCGACCGCCTCGCCGACGCCGAACGCATCCTGGTCGCCGGCGCGGGCGGCGGCTTCGACGTCTACGCCGGTCTCCCCATCGCCCTGTCCCTCCTCCACCAGGGCAAGGAGGTCCTCCTGGCCAACCTCTCCTTCAGCCACCTCGCCGGGCTGCCCCTCGCGGACTGGGCCGCCCCCGACCTCGCCACCATCACCCCGCGCACCGCGCCCCATCAGACGTACTTCCCCGAGCGGACACTGGCCCGGTGGCTGGAGGCCCACGACTACCCGGCCACCGTCTACGCCTTCCCCCAGACCGGGGTGCAGCCGCTGCGCGCCGCCTACCGCGCGCTCATCGTTCTCCACCGCATCGACGCGGTCGTCCTGGTCGACGGCGGGACCGACATCCTGATGCGCGGCGACGAAGCGGGCCTCGGCACCCCCGAGGAGGACCTGACCAGCGTCGCGGCCCTGGCCGCCCTCGACGACGTACCGTGCCGCCTCGTCGTCTCGGTCGGCTTCGGCGTGGATGCCTACCACGGGGTCAGCCACGCCCTGGTGCTGGAGAACATCGCGGCGCTGGAGCGCGAGGGCGCGTACCTCGGCGCCTTCTCCATACCGCGCGCCACCCGTGAAGGCGCGCTCTTCCTCGATGCGGTCGCCCATGCCCAGGAGCACACCCCGGACCGCCCCAGCATCGTGAGCGGCTCGATCGCCGCCGCCGTCCGCGGCTCCTTCGGCGACGTGCAGTTCACCACCCGCACCAGCGGCAGCGAGCTCTTCGTGAACCCGCTGATGTCGCTGTGCTTCGCCTTCGACCTGCCGGGCCTGGCCGCGCGCTGCCTCTACCTGGACCGCATCGAGGACACCCACCTGATGCGCCAGGTCCATTCCCGGATCGCGGAATTCCGCGAGGACCTCATCCCCCGCCCGGCCCGCCGCATCCCCCACTGA
- a CDS encoding YdbC family protein codes for MLVKWIRCTVTDRRGFERGQRKWAGLPGEPGFRGQGGGWSRGRQGVAHVFAFWESRSFYDSFMARSHDRLAASQTGTYTNARVTLFDHRFDVKTGFEPRFTDADVVRVAHTRVREGRVDHFALMQEKVWNPAMAGSPGMIRGLFGEAPGREFLVLSMWHAAAEHGKYRQERVERLSLRAQTEADVEALTGDVVDLEPSWTV; via the coding sequence GTGCTGGTCAAGTGGATTCGCTGCACGGTGACGGACCGACGCGGGTTCGAGCGCGGGCAGCGCAAATGGGCGGGGCTGCCTGGCGAGCCGGGATTCCGGGGACAGGGCGGCGGCTGGAGCCGGGGACGTCAGGGGGTCGCGCATGTTTTCGCGTTCTGGGAGAGCCGTTCCTTCTACGACTCCTTCATGGCCCGCTCGCACGACCGGCTCGCCGCGTCCCAGACCGGGACGTACACGAACGCGCGGGTCACGCTCTTCGACCACCGCTTCGACGTGAAGACCGGCTTCGAGCCGCGCTTCACCGACGCGGACGTGGTGCGGGTCGCCCACACCCGGGTGCGTGAGGGGCGGGTGGACCACTTCGCCCTCATGCAGGAGAAGGTGTGGAACCCGGCCATGGCCGGCTCACCCGGAATGATCCGGGGCCTGTTCGGGGAGGCGCCGGGCCGGGAGTTCCTGGTCCTGTCGATGTGGCACGCCGCCGCCGAGCACGGCAAGTACCGCCAGGAGCGGGTCGAGCGGCTCTCGCTGCGCGCCCAGACCGAGGCCGACGTGGAAGCCCTCACCGGGGACGTCGTCGACCTCGAACCCTCCTGGACCGTATGA
- a CDS encoding arylamine N-acetyltransferase family protein: MEIIVRGDPDRVAGRRGSDMWSGEQLDLGAYLARIGYDGPVGKDGELRPDLPTLYAVHRAHTGAIAFENLDVLLGRPVELGVKALEEKLVHGRRGGYCYEQNSLLAAALERIGFEVSGRGARNRTRGDTLLAVTHAVLVVTVEGEPWLCDAGFGHQGPREPVPLARPGADVVQGEWTYAVREEDEGILALSILREGVRRDLYAFSPQRYHPVDYVLLNHYSSTHPRSVFVGRVIVQHPGDSVRHPVRRALVGRELARLHADGRDERSSVDPDELLALLDREFGLRLSGRDAEELVRINRAGD, translated from the coding sequence ATGGAGATCATTGTGCGGGGCGACCCGGACCGGGTGGCGGGGAGACGGGGGAGTGACATGTGGAGCGGTGAGCAGCTGGATCTGGGTGCCTATCTGGCGCGGATCGGCTACGACGGGCCGGTCGGGAAGGACGGGGAACTCCGCCCGGACCTCCCGACGTTGTACGCAGTGCACCGGGCCCACACCGGTGCCATCGCCTTCGAGAACCTGGACGTGCTGCTCGGCCGCCCCGTCGAGCTGGGCGTCAAGGCTCTGGAGGAGAAGCTCGTGCACGGCCGCCGCGGCGGCTACTGCTACGAGCAGAACTCGCTGCTGGCCGCCGCCCTGGAGCGGATCGGCTTCGAGGTCTCCGGGCGCGGCGCCCGCAACCGCACCCGGGGGGACACCCTGCTCGCGGTGACGCACGCCGTCCTCGTCGTCACCGTCGAGGGCGAACCCTGGCTGTGCGACGCCGGGTTCGGGCATCAGGGGCCGCGCGAGCCCGTCCCGCTGGCGCGCCCCGGCGCCGACGTCGTGCAGGGGGAGTGGACGTACGCCGTCCGCGAGGAGGACGAGGGGATCCTCGCGCTGTCCATCCTGCGCGAGGGCGTCCGGCGGGACCTGTACGCCTTCTCCCCGCAGCGCTACCACCCCGTCGACTACGTCCTGCTCAACCACTACAGCTCCACCCATCCCCGGTCCGTCTTCGTCGGGCGGGTCATCGTCCAGCACCCGGGAGACTCCGTCCGGCACCCCGTCCGCCGGGCGCTCGTGGGGCGCGAGCTCGCCCGGCTCCACGCCGACGGCCGGGACGAGCGGAGCTCCGTCGACCCCGACGAGCTCCTCGCGCTGCTCGACCGGGAGTTCGGGCTTCGGCTGTCCGGGCGGGATGCGGAGGAACTGGTGCGGATCAACCGCGCTGGGGACTGA